The following coding sequences are from one Panicum hallii strain FIL2 chromosome 5, PHallii_v3.1, whole genome shotgun sequence window:
- the LOC112894508 gene encoding probable auxin efflux carrier component 8 isoform X2, which yields MISWPTIYHVLEETVPLYVAMIVAYLSIQWWKLFTPEQCSGINKFVAKFSIPLLSFQILSTNNPYDMNLKLIFSDILQKSISLLGFAVISKACCVEKFDWLITGFSLSTLPNTLIVGIPLLKGMYGNEAVKLLSQIVALQSLIWYTLLLLLFEFRAARGMDTTTSSETANEAESGTPAPMQERHEEGQTKGVSARCYSAFRFLLVVGRKLVMNPNMYASLIGLIWALISFRWRIQLPSIVSNSIRILSDGGLGMAMFSLGLFTALQTKMIACGTKKMLLSLGIRFFLGPAMMVISSYAIGMHGTLLKVAIIQAALPQGIVPFVFAKEYNVHADILSTAIIVGMMVAVPVALGYYFVIDHPRL from the exons ATGATCTCCTGGCCAACCATCTACCATGTTCTTGAAGAAACAGTGCCCTTGTATGTAGCTATGATAGTGGCCTACTTATCCATACAATGGTGGAAGCTGTTCACCCCAGAGCAATGCTCTGGGATCAACAAGTTTGTGGCGAAGTTCTCCATTCCTTTGCTCTCTTTCCAGATCCTCTCTACAAACAATCCTTATGACATGAACCTAAAGCTCATATTCTCAGACATCCTACAGAAATCGATATCCTTGCTGGGGTTTGCAGTTATCTCTAAAGCATGTTGTGTGGAGAAGTTTGATTGGCTGATTACAGGTTTTTCTTTATCAACACTACCGAATACCTTGATTGTTGGCATCCCATTGCTGAAAGGAATGTATGGCAATGAAGCTGTGAAGCTGCTAAGTCAGATAGTTGCCTTACAGAGCCTAATTTGGTACACACTTCTCTTGTTACTGTTTGAGTTTCGGGCTGCTAGAGGAATGGATACCACAACATCATCTGAAACTGCAA atgaagcagaatcagGTACTCCGGCACCTATGCAGGAAAGACACGAAGAGGGCCAAACAAAAGGAGTATCAGCAAGATGTTATAGTGCTTTTCGCTTTTTGTTGGTGGTCGGTAGGAAGCTAGTGATGAATCCAAATATGTATGCAAGCCTAATAGGCCTAATCTGGGCACTGATCAGCTTCAG GTGGCGAATACAGTTACCATCGATCGTCAGCAATTCCATAAGAATACTTTCAGATGGAGGGCTAGGGATGGCAATGTTCAGTCTAG GCCTTTTCACCGCCCTACAAACTAAAATGATAGCCTGTGGAACCAAAAAGATGCTACTATCGCTAGGCATCAGATTCTTCCTAGGACCAGCCATGATGGTGATCTCTTCCTATGCCATAGGAATGCATGGGACTCTGCTGAAGGTGGCTATCATACAG GCAGCTCTACCTCAAGGAATCGTGCCATTTGTGTTTGCGAAGGAGTATAATGTGCACGCTGATATTCTGAGCACTGC AATAATTGTCGGCATGATGGTTGCGGTTCCTGTGGCCCTGGGTTACTACTTCGTCATCGACCATCCCAGACTCTAA
- the LOC112894508 gene encoding probable auxin efflux carrier component 8 isoform X3 — protein sequence MISWPTIYHVLEETVPLYVAMIVAYLSIQWWKLFTPEQCSGINKFVAKFSIPLLSFQILSTNNPYDMNLKLIFSDILQKSISLLGFAVISKACCVEKFDWLITGFSLSTLPNTLIVGIPLLKGMYGNEAVKLLSQIVALQSLIWYTLLLLLFEFRAARGMDTTTSSETANEAESGTPAPMQERHEEGQTKGVSARCYSAFRFLLVVGRKLVMNPNMYASLIGLIWALISFRWRIQLPSIVSNSIRILSDGGLGMAMFSLGLFTALQTKMIACGTKKMLLSLGIRFFLGPAMMVISSYAIGMHGTLLKVAIIQFCTGSSTSRNRAICVCEGV from the exons ATGATCTCCTGGCCAACCATCTACCATGTTCTTGAAGAAACAGTGCCCTTGTATGTAGCTATGATAGTGGCCTACTTATCCATACAATGGTGGAAGCTGTTCACCCCAGAGCAATGCTCTGGGATCAACAAGTTTGTGGCGAAGTTCTCCATTCCTTTGCTCTCTTTCCAGATCCTCTCTACAAACAATCCTTATGACATGAACCTAAAGCTCATATTCTCAGACATCCTACAGAAATCGATATCCTTGCTGGGGTTTGCAGTTATCTCTAAAGCATGTTGTGTGGAGAAGTTTGATTGGCTGATTACAGGTTTTTCTTTATCAACACTACCGAATACCTTGATTGTTGGCATCCCATTGCTGAAAGGAATGTATGGCAATGAAGCTGTGAAGCTGCTAAGTCAGATAGTTGCCTTACAGAGCCTAATTTGGTACACACTTCTCTTGTTACTGTTTGAGTTTCGGGCTGCTAGAGGAATGGATACCACAACATCATCTGAAACTGCAA atgaagcagaatcagGTACTCCGGCACCTATGCAGGAAAGACACGAAGAGGGCCAAACAAAAGGAGTATCAGCAAGATGTTATAGTGCTTTTCGCTTTTTGTTGGTGGTCGGTAGGAAGCTAGTGATGAATCCAAATATGTATGCAAGCCTAATAGGCCTAATCTGGGCACTGATCAGCTTCAG GTGGCGAATACAGTTACCATCGATCGTCAGCAATTCCATAAGAATACTTTCAGATGGAGGGCTAGGGATGGCAATGTTCAGTCTAG GCCTTTTCACCGCCCTACAAACTAAAATGATAGCCTGTGGAACCAAAAAGATGCTACTATCGCTAGGCATCAGATTCTTCCTAGGACCAGCCATGATGGTGATCTCTTCCTATGCCATAGGAATGCATGGGACTCTGCTGAAGGTGGCTATCATACAG TTCTGCACAGGCAGCTCTACCTCAAGGAATCGTGCCATTTGTGTTTGCGAAGGAGTATAA
- the LOC112894508 gene encoding probable auxin efflux carrier component 8 isoform X1, producing MISWPTIYHVLEETVPLYVAMIVAYLSIQWWKLFTPEQCSGINKFVAKFSIPLLSFQILSTNNPYDMNLKLIFSDILQKSISLLGFAVISKACCVEKFDWLITGFSLSTLPNTLIVGIPLLKGMYGNEAVKLLSQIVALQSLIWYTLLLLLFEFRAARGMDTTTSSETANEAESGTPAPMQERHEEGQTKGVSARCYSAFRFLLVVGRKLVMNPNMYASLIGLIWALISFRWRIQLPSIVSNSIRILSDGGLGMAMFSLGLFTALQTKMIACGTKKMLLSLGIRFFLGPAMMVISSYAIGMHGTLLKVAIIQVDSSPFICIVHSNTTAWTSTTTVMLHLSSSAQAALPQGIVPFVFAKEYNVHADILSTAIIVGMMVAVPVALGYYFVIDHPRL from the exons ATGATCTCCTGGCCAACCATCTACCATGTTCTTGAAGAAACAGTGCCCTTGTATGTAGCTATGATAGTGGCCTACTTATCCATACAATGGTGGAAGCTGTTCACCCCAGAGCAATGCTCTGGGATCAACAAGTTTGTGGCGAAGTTCTCCATTCCTTTGCTCTCTTTCCAGATCCTCTCTACAAACAATCCTTATGACATGAACCTAAAGCTCATATTCTCAGACATCCTACAGAAATCGATATCCTTGCTGGGGTTTGCAGTTATCTCTAAAGCATGTTGTGTGGAGAAGTTTGATTGGCTGATTACAGGTTTTTCTTTATCAACACTACCGAATACCTTGATTGTTGGCATCCCATTGCTGAAAGGAATGTATGGCAATGAAGCTGTGAAGCTGCTAAGTCAGATAGTTGCCTTACAGAGCCTAATTTGGTACACACTTCTCTTGTTACTGTTTGAGTTTCGGGCTGCTAGAGGAATGGATACCACAACATCATCTGAAACTGCAA atgaagcagaatcagGTACTCCGGCACCTATGCAGGAAAGACACGAAGAGGGCCAAACAAAAGGAGTATCAGCAAGATGTTATAGTGCTTTTCGCTTTTTGTTGGTGGTCGGTAGGAAGCTAGTGATGAATCCAAATATGTATGCAAGCCTAATAGGCCTAATCTGGGCACTGATCAGCTTCAG GTGGCGAATACAGTTACCATCGATCGTCAGCAATTCCATAAGAATACTTTCAGATGGAGGGCTAGGGATGGCAATGTTCAGTCTAG GCCTTTTCACCGCCCTACAAACTAAAATGATAGCCTGTGGAACCAAAAAGATGCTACTATCGCTAGGCATCAGATTCTTCCTAGGACCAGCCATGATGGTGATCTCTTCCTATGCCATAGGAATGCATGGGACTCTGCTGAAGGTGGCTATCATACAGGTAGATTCTAGTCCTTTCATTTGTATCGTCCATTCTAACACAACCGCGTGGACTTCAACGACAACCGTGATGCTTCACCTCTCAAGTTCTGCACAGGCAGCTCTACCTCAAGGAATCGTGCCATTTGTGTTTGCGAAGGAGTATAATGTGCACGCTGATATTCTGAGCACTGC AATAATTGTCGGCATGATGGTTGCGGTTCCTGTGGCCCTGGGTTACTACTTCGTCATCGACCATCCCAGACTCTAA
- the LOC112894513 gene encoding uncharacterized protein LOC112894513: MPEAPQSQQLSDSRGRMTGFSMSEIVHVETANRGKSELSKTFHLTQMQWHHSQRDDKATKMPGLTLSAFLKMILMMNSRVWMEIVRHPRTKMRTKISNMRALPVLLTHSRIGEICLGVPMTLSIEQYLKRDKGDDPGRRSQSMS; encoded by the exons ATGCCAGAGGCACCCCAGTCACAACAGTTGAGCGATTCGAGAGGACGCATGACCGGCTTCTCAATGAGCGAGATTGTACATGTCGAGACGGCGAACCGTGGCAAGTCGGAGCTTTCCAAGACATTCCACCTTACGCAGATGCAGTGGCACCACAGCCAGAGGGACGATAAAG CAACGAAGATGCCTGGTTTGACTCTGTCAGCATTCTTGAAGATGATTCTGATGATGAATTCAAGAGTGTGGATGGAG ATAGTTCGGCATCCTCGGACGAAGATGAGGACGAAAATAAGCAATATGAGAGCGCTCCCCGTTTTGCTGACGCACTCTCGTATTGGCGAGATATGCCTTGGTGTGCCTATGACATTATCTATTGAACAGTACCTGAAAAGAGATAAAG GTGATGATCCTGGACGTAGGAGCCAAAGCATGTCTTAA
- the LOC112894514 gene encoding transmembrane protein 230-like — translation MASRRNVRYTPLPVEGGEYNNLTKEDVDLRFAYTPKSYRRIPWKSIALALFLLLLGTSLLFLSYFIFTGHMEGDSSQAYGLLFLGFLAFLPGFYETRVAYYSWRGAPGYTFASIPDY, via the exons ATGGCATCAAGACGTAACGTTCGTTACACACCTCTTCCTGTAGAGGGTGGGGAGTACAACAATCTTACTAAAGAAGATGTTGATCTTCGGTTCGCTTACACTCCAAAATCCTACAGGAGGATCCCCTGGAAGTCAATTGCACTGGCAttgttcctcctcctcctaggaACTTCACTTCTCTTCCTTTCATACTTCATATTCACAGGTCACATGGAGGGTGATAGTTCTCAGGCATATGGTCTCTTGTTCCTGGGCTTCCTTGCCTTCCTTCCTG GCTTTTACGAAACTCGAGTTGCTTACTATTCGTGGCGAGGAGCACCAGGGTACACCTTTGCATCCATACCGGATTATTAG